The following are encoded together in the Jaculus jaculus isolate mJacJac1 chromosome 3, mJacJac1.mat.Y.cur, whole genome shotgun sequence genome:
- the LOC101598963 gene encoding LOW QUALITY PROTEIN: olfactory receptor 2AT4 (The sequence of the model RefSeq protein was modified relative to this genomic sequence to represent the inferred CDS: inserted 1 base in 1 codon; substituted 3 bases at 3 genomic stop codons), whose translation METTAYNGSGDSLTVFYLTXKPSLKKKISLPFFFVFLLFYLLILVGNVLILVAVVTAPSPQALDFFLISLSALDIPFKLLSLFLLGDHFLTFPPCSLHMHLPQSFTCSEAVMLVVMAHNRYMAICRPLQCPVHMTPQTNAALVASAWLTALLRPIPAVMKTSQMACNNTACLCYCFCGQLAPAQSSCCDTTPQALVGFCVTVVVSFLALLLVLLSYVHILASVLRVSSGEGRSKTFSACSSRALVVNTXDSSTAIAYVSYRAELPLDFHVXGNGVYAILIPTLSPLIXTLRNKDIKAAIKMACHQMPKNIEKP comes from the exons ATGGAGACCACAGCCTATAATGGATCAGGGGACTCCCTGACTGTCTTCTATCTAACCTGAAaaccttctcttaaaaaa aaaatctcccttcctttcttctttgtgttTCTCCTCTTCTACCTGCTCATCCTGGTGGGGAATGTCCTGATCCTGGTGGCGGTGGTCACAGCCCCATCTCCACAAGCCCTGGACTTCTTTCTGATCAGTCTCTCAGCCCTGGACATCCCTTTCAAGCTGCTGTCTCTATTCCTGCTGGGCGATcacttcctcaccttccctccctgctcactgcacatgcatctgcccCAGAGCTTTACGTGCTCAGAAGCCGTCATGTTGGTGGTCATGGCCCACAACCGCTACATGGCCATCTGTCGCCCTCTGCAGTGCCCTGTCCACATGACCCCGCAGACCAACGCTGCACTGGTGGCCAGTGCCTGGCTCACTGCCCTCCTCCGACCCATCCCAGCAGTCATGAAGACCTCTCAGATGGCATGTAACAACACTGCCTGCCTCTGCTACTGCTTCTGTGGCCAGCTGGCTCCGGCCCAGTCCTCCTGCTGCGACACCACCCCTCAGGCCCTCGTGGGTTTCTGTGTCACCGTGGTAGTGTCCTTCCTCGCCCTCCTCCTGGTGCTTCTCTCTTATGTCCACATCCTGGCCTCGGTGCTTCGCGTCAGCTCCGGAGAAGGACGGTCCAAAACCTTCTCCGCCTGCAGCTCACGCGCCCTGGTGGTGAACACCTAGGACTCATCCACTGCCATAGCCTATGTGTCCTACAGGGCTGAGCTGCCCCTCGACTTCCACG ATGGAAATGGGGTGTATGCTATTCTCATACCAACCCTTAGTCCTCTCATTTAGACGCTGAGAAACAAGGATATCAAGGCAGCTATCAAAATGGCATGTCACCAGATGCCAAAGAACATTGAGAAACCCTGA